A single genomic interval of Psychroserpens sp. NJDZ02 harbors:
- the ltrA gene encoding group II intron reverse transcriptase/maturase has protein sequence MIENVLSAPNLYKATRQVERNKGASGVDGMKTTKLSKYILENRSILLSTIRENRYTPKPILGVSIPKGQGKTRLLGIPTVVDRWLQQAVSQQLMVHFEYDFEPVSYGFRPQKNIQKAVLQAQTYINSGYQDIVDIDLKGFFDQVDHCILLQLIYHKVKCPTTLRLIRKWLRVPILINGRLKKRRKGIPQGSPISPLLSNIMLDVLDKEMKSMGLRYVRYADDFSVYAKSKSEAKQIGNKLFVFLRDRLKLPINKAKSGLRRPVNFELLGHGFVPIYKKGVKGQYALVVAKNSWAKFKRNLKSITKKTKPMSLLERLERLNQVCRGWMTNYRLTNIYAKSKKLDEWLRNRLRYCIWHDWKKLERKRKNLIQLGIEAGQAYAWSRTRMGGWAVAQSPILKTTITTSRLKRKGYKPLLDYINNTQTSIW, from the coding sequence ATGATTGAAAATGTATTATCAGCACCAAACCTTTATAAAGCAACACGACAAGTGGAGCGCAATAAAGGTGCGAGCGGTGTAGATGGTATGAAAACAACGAAGCTTTCTAAATATATATTAGAAAACCGTTCAATACTACTATCCACTATTCGAGAAAACCGCTATACTCCAAAACCAATATTAGGGGTAAGCATTCCAAAAGGACAAGGTAAAACTAGACTTTTAGGAATACCCACGGTAGTAGATAGATGGCTACAACAGGCGGTAAGTCAGCAATTAATGGTTCATTTTGAGTATGATTTTGAACCTGTTAGTTACGGCTTCCGCCCACAAAAGAACATCCAAAAAGCAGTACTGCAGGCTCAAACGTATATCAATTCAGGTTACCAAGATATTGTAGATATTGATTTAAAAGGATTCTTTGATCAAGTAGACCACTGTATTTTACTACAACTTATTTACCACAAGGTAAAATGTCCAACCACCTTACGGTTAATCCGAAAATGGCTAAGAGTTCCCATTTTAATAAATGGAAGACTCAAAAAGCGCAGAAAAGGAATCCCGCAAGGCAGTCCAATAAGTCCCTTATTATCTAATATTATGTTAGATGTATTGGACAAAGAAATGAAAAGTATGGGCTTGCGTTATGTGCGATATGCTGATGATTTTAGTGTTTACGCTAAAAGTAAAAGCGAGGCGAAACAAATAGGAAACAAACTGTTTGTCTTTTTAAGAGACAGACTTAAATTACCTATAAATAAAGCCAAAAGTGGCCTGCGTAGACCTGTAAATTTTGAGTTACTCGGACATGGTTTTGTGCCCATTTATAAAAAGGGAGTGAAAGGACAATATGCATTAGTGGTAGCTAAGAACAGTTGGGCAAAGTTTAAACGTAATCTAAAAAGTATCACCAAGAAAACCAAACCGATGTCGTTGTTAGAACGTCTTGAACGGCTTAACCAAGTCTGCCGAGGCTGGATGACTAATTATCGCTTAACAAACATCTATGCAAAAAGTAAAAAGCTAGATGAATGGTTAAGAAATCGATTACGCTATTGTATTTGGCACGATTGGAAGAAACTAGAACGTAAGCGTAAAAACTTGATTCAATTAGGTATAGAGGCAGGGCAAGCTTATGCTTGGAGTAGAACAAGAATGGGAGGTTGGGCAGTAGCTCAAAGTCCTATTTTAAAGACTACTATCACAACTTCTAGGCTTAAACGAAAAGGGTATAAACCTTTGTTAGATTATATTAATAATACGCAAACTTCAATTTGGTGA
- a CDS encoding DUF2806 domain-containing protein → MEIKDLAGLSEPLKKLIEVVSQGLGALSKPYLIRKTADAKAYEIKAISDAIKDNHGNLKEIGYSEEKLSLMSLDSESIKNELAIEERTKNRIEYKEQKRQKNIENITQNAVKNLEAETNVSEEPVDEDWTTRFFNYAEDVSNDEMQDLWGRILAGEIKQPNSFSLRTLELIRNLTKIEAQVFTKAANFVISSWNSPFLFKGKNEDSLANYGFSFEDQLLLTEIGIIQAETNISRRLSKQDNDSILYFESGNKIIKTSKKANTPEHRISILRFSKIGVELLKLITPTVNDDYLKEFCLSLETVKIDTEYAFILSKNNGQIQHTEPWVKYKKEE, encoded by the coding sequence ATGGAAATAAAAGATTTAGCAGGACTTAGTGAACCTCTCAAAAAACTAATCGAAGTAGTTTCTCAAGGATTAGGAGCATTATCAAAGCCTTATCTAATTAGAAAAACAGCTGATGCAAAAGCATATGAAATAAAAGCTATTTCTGATGCCATCAAGGATAATCACGGAAACCTCAAAGAAATTGGATATTCAGAAGAAAAACTAAGCTTAATGTCACTTGATTCTGAGTCTATTAAGAATGAATTAGCAATTGAAGAACGCACTAAAAATAGAATTGAATATAAGGAACAGAAAAGACAAAAGAACATTGAAAACATCACACAAAATGCAGTTAAAAATTTAGAAGCAGAAACAAATGTTTCGGAAGAACCAGTTGATGAAGATTGGACAACAAGGTTTTTCAACTATGCTGAAGATGTTTCAAATGATGAAATGCAAGATTTATGGGGACGAATTTTAGCAGGAGAAATTAAGCAGCCCAACTCATTCTCTTTAAGAACGTTGGAGTTAATCAGGAATCTAACAAAAATAGAAGCCCAAGTATTTACAAAAGCAGCTAATTTTGTAATTAGCTCTTGGAATAGTCCATTTTTATTCAAAGGAAAAAATGAAGATTCTTTAGCTAATTATGGATTTTCATTTGAAGACCAATTATTACTTACTGAAATAGGAATTATACAAGCTGAAACAAATATTTCTAGACGATTAAGCAAACAAGACAATGACTCTATTCTTTATTTTGAATCTGGAAATAAAATTATCAAGACATCGAAAAAAGCAAATACACCTGAGCACCGAATTTCTATATTGAGGTTTTCAAAAATTGGTGTTGAATTGTTGAAATTAATAACTCCCACTGTGAATGATGATTATTTGAAAGAATTTTGTTTATCATTAGAAACCGTGAAAATAGATACAGAATATGCGTTTATTTTGTCAAAAAACAATGGACAAATTCAACATACAGAACCTTGGGTGAAATATAAAAAAGAAGAATAA
- a CDS encoding DUF6794 domain-containing protein, whose product MNIRFLLIIILSFSSHFCNGQEDIPKELKFSFEYLDENWDSKEIEIFKNITEIDSTTPRNYHHGIGRYLRNNLLRHHEQSENLTNFFHSIEIHHYDDMSSIILTSYHRYLNKQDIELQVQVDKKVEYWKPISECNKNQKLKAVELYRKYKVGDTLSIKMPVNENNSVIDYPCSNGNLEWEFDELIDLSITGIITDKYFINSETNVFFTFKILSKNHLDTRIMMEEVNVGDKFKVGLSTAWKIE is encoded by the coding sequence ATGAACATAAGATTTTTATTAATCATAATTCTGTCATTTTCATCACACTTTTGCAATGGACAAGAAGATATTCCGAAAGAACTGAAATTCTCATTTGAATATCTTGATGAAAATTGGGATTCTAAAGAAATAGAAATTTTTAAAAACATTACGGAAATCGATTCTACAACGCCAAGGAATTACCATCACGGAATAGGAAGATACTTAAGAAATAATTTATTGAGACATCACGAACAGTCCGAAAATTTAACAAATTTCTTTCATTCTATAGAAATTCATCATTATGACGATATGTCTTCTATAATTTTGACTTCGTACCACAGATATCTGAATAAACAAGATATAGAATTACAAGTACAAGTAGACAAAAAAGTGGAATATTGGAAGCCAATAAGTGAGTGTAACAAGAATCAGAAATTAAAAGCAGTCGAACTTTATCGTAAATACAAAGTTGGAGACACTTTAAGTATCAAAATGCCAGTTAATGAGAATAATAGTGTTATAGACTACCCTTGTTCAAATGGAAATTTAGAATGGGAATTCGATGAATTAATTGACCTTTCTATTACAGGAATAATAACCGATAAATATTTCATTAACAGCGAAACTAATGTATTTTTTACGTTTAAAATATTAAGTAAAAATCACTTGGACACAAGAATTATGATGGAAGAAGTTAATGTTGGAGATAAATTTAAAGTCGGATTATCAACGGCTTGGAAAATAGAATAA